Proteins from one candidate division KSB1 bacterium genomic window:
- a CDS encoding LysE family translocator, which translates to MEFLITGIVLGLSAGTSPGPLFALVVSESLRGTTADGIKVALSPLITDAPIILLCYFLLRQIQDLPLLLGVISCIGGVYVLYLGIQSLRVQPAAFKVSGRRRTAALWKGVVTNAASPHPYLFWISVGTPLMMRALETGALHIVLFLAGFYVCLVGAKTILAVVSGQSKRFLNESILVHVNRVMGVILIVFSLLLFYQAFRFFLQL; encoded by the coding sequence GTGGAATTTTTAATCACCGGAATTGTTCTTGGATTGTCCGCGGGCACCAGCCCCGGGCCGCTTTTTGCCCTGGTGGTAAGTGAATCCCTGCGCGGAACCACGGCTGACGGGATCAAAGTGGCGTTATCCCCGCTGATCACGGATGCGCCTATCATTCTGTTATGCTATTTTCTACTGCGTCAGATACAGGATCTGCCTCTGCTGTTGGGTGTGATCTCCTGCATCGGTGGTGTTTACGTCCTGTACCTGGGGATTCAGAGTTTGCGCGTACAGCCTGCAGCGTTTAAAGTGTCGGGGCGCCGCCGTACGGCCGCACTCTGGAAAGGTGTGGTGACCAACGCTGCCAGTCCGCATCCCTATCTGTTCTGGATCAGTGTCGGTACGCCTCTGATGATGCGAGCTCTGGAAACCGGGGCGTTGCATATTGTATTGTTTCTGGCCGGTTTTTACGTCTGCCTGGTCGGGGCCAAAACCATTCTGGCTGTCGTTTCCGGGCAGTCAAAGCGGTTTTTGAATGAAAGTATCCTTGTTCATGTGAATCGTGTGATGGGAGTTATCCTGATTGTGTTTTCTCTTTTGCTCTTTTATCAGGCTTTTCGATTTTTCCTGCAACTGTAA
- a CDS encoding Ser-Thr-rich GPI-anchored membrane family protein: protein MGSVTLGSLNDLWLDFMKTADNPADQQQVLEFCGFRVTEQAAHTNGLAPAHVNSIYLLHQDRTGVTANEIYQELLLYGMVTRRGDALGKAEFIDLLQALCTAAQQHPAAPHSLLYQYLLLDENGDMSKSPQSIVASTSFTPLQSVMLLSAFSILAHSPVTDYRPFARSLQAALSENWMSVPVDAGIDQGEFSDAVTDPAPGLAALRLGLEIGSGLSAPASGLNAQYLPFTASGALNEGTALGNLAAAFLYKIQTGRLGQMLSANEQQDLYLNQTGEFTSETGALSIMHPASGDVWAMGDTLEVTWNTGMLGGTVRLDLYKGAEPLENIVASTGNDGYFGDYVLPLNLQTGNDYRVYIRHREQPGYFDFGDRFVIQPQSDLLSITEPNRSTVWVQGQSRAPIRWDSRFAAGNVSILLIRGSNFKTIAANTPNDGEYSEFTVPVSQPPAEDYRIQIQRLDDPAISDQSPLFEIRASEDTGFQVTQPDAYSRWMPGETVQIAWQSQGNPGETVRIALVSPENQILEIAAETVNDGQFSYTLPDDLKAGTGYRVRIASVRSEVYAYSSAFEILAADQGYIRVTRPSAESVWVPGSTVEFIKWSATEHSGSQVRIVLYCDASPVLTIAESAQNSGTFAFSVPAGLAAGENYRVSVQSLQNEIADTSPAFTVIPESSGFWQTFESDAGNWQPLLESATWQVENGVYQCTSHPLSAASVYDAGFSGSFTYQADIAFTSSSAGLVFFVNAEAQGYAFTVNRSSEFSLFYIHSDDKADTLMSKFRHPAVAIEPGNSLNLRIEYKASEELFSFYADEQWLFYAGDSRYTDGKFGVFSEWCLGEKYSLFDHVKLLIRP from the coding sequence ATGGGATCAGTGACACTGGGGTCTCTGAATGATCTTTGGCTGGACTTTATGAAAACCGCAGATAATCCCGCTGACCAACAGCAGGTTTTGGAATTCTGCGGCTTTAGAGTGACGGAACAGGCAGCACACACCAATGGCCTGGCGCCGGCGCATGTGAACAGTATATATTTACTGCATCAGGACCGGACAGGCGTAACCGCCAATGAAATATATCAGGAACTTTTGTTGTACGGAATGGTTACTCGTCGGGGAGACGCGCTGGGCAAGGCGGAGTTTATAGATCTGCTGCAGGCGCTTTGCACTGCCGCTCAGCAGCATCCGGCGGCTCCGCATTCGTTATTGTATCAATATCTGCTGCTGGACGAGAACGGCGATATGAGCAAATCACCCCAGAGTATTGTGGCCTCGACATCGTTCACCCCGCTTCAAAGCGTCATGCTGCTCTCGGCTTTTTCTATCCTGGCGCACTCGCCGGTGACAGACTATCGGCCGTTTGCCCGTTCACTGCAGGCGGCTTTGAGTGAAAACTGGATGTCTGTGCCGGTGGACGCCGGTATCGATCAGGGAGAGTTTTCAGATGCTGTGACAGACCCTGCACCGGGATTGGCTGCGTTGCGGCTGGGACTGGAAATCGGTTCGGGGTTGTCCGCGCCCGCATCCGGTTTGAATGCCCAATATCTGCCGTTTACAGCCTCGGGTGCGCTGAATGAGGGAACGGCGCTGGGAAATCTGGCTGCTGCATTTCTGTATAAAATTCAAACCGGTCGTCTGGGACAGATGCTGAGTGCAAATGAACAGCAGGATCTGTATTTGAACCAAACCGGTGAGTTTACCTCGGAAACGGGCGCGCTCTCGATAATGCATCCGGCATCCGGTGATGTCTGGGCCATGGGTGACACGCTCGAGGTAACCTGGAATACGGGGATGCTGGGCGGTACGGTCCGGCTTGATTTATACAAAGGCGCTGAGCCGCTTGAAAATATTGTTGCTTCAACCGGGAATGACGGATATTTTGGCGACTATGTGCTGCCATTGAATTTGCAGACCGGCAATGATTACCGCGTCTATATCCGTCATCGTGAACAGCCCGGTTATTTCGATTTCGGGGACCGTTTTGTCATTCAACCGCAGTCCGATCTGCTTTCCATCACCGAACCCAACCGGTCAACGGTCTGGGTGCAGGGACAATCCCGGGCGCCGATCCGCTGGGATAGCCGATTTGCAGCAGGCAATGTATCCATTCTTTTGATTCGCGGCTCGAATTTCAAAACGATTGCCGCCAATACACCGAATGACGGCGAGTATTCAGAATTCACGGTTCCGGTCTCACAACCCCCGGCGGAAGATTACCGCATCCAGATTCAGCGTCTTGATGATCCGGCGATTTCTGACCAGAGTCCGTTGTTTGAGATACGCGCCTCTGAAGACACAGGGTTTCAAGTTACGCAACCGGACGCCTACAGTCGCTGGATGCCCGGCGAAACGGTTCAAATTGCCTGGCAGAGTCAGGGCAATCCCGGGGAAACGGTGAGGATTGCGCTGGTTTCACCCGAAAACCAGATTTTGGAAATCGCTGCTGAAACGGTCAACGACGGACAATTTTCCTACACGTTGCCTGATGACCTAAAAGCCGGAACCGGCTACCGTGTCCGGATTGCATCTGTTCGTTCTGAGGTGTATGCCTACAGTTCAGCGTTTGAGATTCTGGCGGCAGATCAGGGATATATCCGTGTGACACGTCCATCTGCAGAAAGCGTTTGGGTGCCCGGCAGCACAGTGGAATTTATCAAATGGTCGGCAACGGAGCATTCGGGATCACAGGTGCGGATTGTCCTGTACTGCGATGCTTCGCCTGTGCTGACTATTGCAGAATCCGCTCAAAACAGCGGGACCTTTGCGTTTTCCGTGCCTGCCGGACTCGCCGCAGGAGAAAATTATCGGGTGAGTGTTCAATCGCTGCAGAATGAGATTGCCGATACCAGTCCGGCCTTTACAGTTATTCCCGAAAGCAGTGGATTTTGGCAGACGTTTGAGTCAGATGCGGGAAACTGGCAACCGCTCCTTGAATCCGCAACCTGGCAGGTGGAGAATGGCGTTTATCAATGTACCAGCCATCCTCTGTCCGCTGCATCGGTTTACGATGCCGGTTTTTCGGGTTCGTTTACCTATCAGGCCGATATTGCATTCACATCGTCCTCAGCAGGCCTGGTTTTCTTTGTGAACGCAGAGGCGCAGGGGTATGCGTTCACCGTCAACCGCAGCAGTGAATTTTCTCTGTTCTATATTCATTCGGACGACAAGGCGGATACTCTGATGTCAAAATTCCGGCATCCTGCTGTGGCCATTGAACCCGGCAATAGCCTGAATCTGCGAATCGAATATAAAGCATCTGAGGAATTATTTTCTTTTTATGCTGATGAGCAGTGGCTGTTTTATGCCGGCGACAGTCGTTATACTGATGGAAAATTTGGTGTGTTTTCAGAGTGGTGTTTGGGTGAAAAATACAGCTTGTTTGATCATGTAAAGCTGTTGATTCGCCCGTAA
- a CDS encoding DUF4846 domain-containing protein, translating into MAGTGLTERENEKHENNKQSLKQKGSNTGIIYQMKQIHYILITGLFLCLTGCEAQTDHPQTRQTDHTGNPLIDTTGAVIQNRIRTPQGFRRSPASENSFTAYLRTLPLKAHGSPAKYYDGGSKPNHGVYVAVVDLPIGDQDLHQCADAVMRLRAEYLWQQQQYDSIHFNFTNGFRVDYSEWMQGRRMIVEGNTTRWNNRYAPSNTYHDFRQYMQLIFMYAGTLSLSRELESVAFHKMQIGDVLIQGGMPGHAVIVVDMAKHASTGERIYLLAQSYMPAQEIQILHNRHDSISPWYRLNSDTVIYTPEWSFSKNDLMGFPEK; encoded by the coding sequence GTGGCGGGGACGGGACTGACGGAACGAGAAAACGAAAAGCACGAGAACAACAAGCAATCCCTGAAACAAAAAGGCTCAAACACAGGTATAATCTATCAGATGAAACAAATCCATTACATCCTCATCACCGGTCTATTCCTCTGCCTGACCGGCTGTGAAGCGCAGACAGATCATCCGCAAACCCGGCAGACTGACCATACCGGAAATCCACTCATCGATACCACCGGCGCTGTTATTCAAAACAGAATCCGGACGCCGCAGGGATTCCGGCGCAGTCCTGCTTCAGAAAACTCGTTCACGGCATATCTCAGAACATTACCGCTCAAAGCGCACGGCTCACCGGCAAAATATTATGACGGTGGCAGCAAGCCGAATCACGGTGTGTACGTGGCGGTTGTGGACCTGCCGATCGGGGATCAGGACCTGCATCAATGCGCGGATGCGGTGATGCGGCTGCGGGCGGAGTATTTGTGGCAGCAGCAGCAATATGACAGCATCCATTTCAATTTCACCAACGGTTTTCGAGTCGATTATTCGGAATGGATGCAGGGCCGGCGCATGATCGTTGAGGGCAATACAACCCGCTGGAACAACCGCTATGCCCCGTCCAATACCTATCACGATTTCCGGCAGTATATGCAGCTGATTTTCATGTATGCCGGCACCCTGTCCCTGTCCCGGGAATTAGAGTCAGTAGCGTTTCACAAGATGCAAATCGGCGATGTGCTGATCCAGGGCGGCATGCCCGGACATGCGGTGATTGTCGTGGATATGGCCAAACATGCAAGCACGGGTGAACGCATCTACCTGCTGGCGCAAAGCTACATGCCGGCCCAGGAGATCCAGATATTGCATAACAGGCATGACAGCATCAGTCCATGGTACAGATTAAATTCAGATACCGTCATATACACGCCGGAATGGTCGTTTTCAAAGAATGATTTGATGGGATTTCCCGAAAAATAG
- a CDS encoding RtcB family protein, translated as MTPQKINDYCFEFPPSGDMRVPARIIATESMLNDILSDNAPQQAMNVACLPGIVNYSWAMPDIHWGYGFPIGGVAAFDMDNGVISPGGVGYDINCGVRLLKTPFSVQDIKPRLKSLTDELFKSIPSGLGSTGSVKLSGREQKNLLKQGARWCVEQGYGVPQDLDKIEENGEMAGAEPQLVSDRALKRGRDQVGTLGSGNHFVEVGAVQTLFDENAAKVLGLEKDQVTVLIHTGSRGFGHQVCDDAIKVMLQAAQKYGIKLPDRQLCCAPIQSAEGRNYLSAMACAVNFAFANRQLITSRVRKAFEQALGIAGSEIRVVYEVAHNIAKIETHQVNGVSMKLCVHRKGATRAFGPQHPEIPADYREIGQPVLIPGDMGRYSYVLTGTSQAMQDTFGSACHGAGRVMSRTKAKKAARGRDITRELADRGIYLRSTGRSTVAEEMPDAYKDVSQVVEAVAGAGIANKVAKLKPLSVIKG; from the coding sequence ATGACCCCCCAAAAAATCAATGACTATTGTTTTGAATTCCCCCCAAGCGGGGATATGCGCGTACCCGCGCGCATTATTGCAACCGAATCCATGTTGAATGACATCCTGTCGGATAATGCGCCGCAGCAGGCCATGAATGTGGCATGTCTGCCGGGAATTGTCAATTATTCCTGGGCCATGCCGGATATTCACTGGGGATATGGATTTCCGATCGGTGGTGTAGCGGCGTTTGATATGGACAACGGCGTCATCTCGCCGGGCGGTGTGGGATATGACATCAACTGCGGGGTTCGGCTATTGAAAACCCCGTTCTCGGTTCAGGATATCAAACCGCGCCTGAAATCCCTGACCGATGAGCTTTTTAAAAGCATCCCCAGTGGTCTGGGATCAACCGGATCCGTCAAATTATCCGGCCGCGAACAGAAAAACCTGCTCAAACAGGGCGCGCGCTGGTGCGTCGAACAGGGCTACGGCGTTCCGCAGGATCTGGATAAAATAGAAGAAAACGGCGAAATGGCCGGCGCCGAACCGCAGCTGGTCAGTGACCGGGCACTGAAACGCGGTCGTGATCAGGTCGGCACTCTGGGCTCCGGCAATCATTTCGTAGAGGTGGGCGCGGTACAAACCCTGTTCGACGAAAATGCCGCAAAGGTGCTGGGCCTGGAAAAAGATCAGGTCACGGTGCTCATCCACACCGGATCAAGGGGATTCGGACACCAGGTTTGTGACGACGCTATCAAAGTGATGCTGCAGGCGGCGCAAAAATACGGGATCAAACTGCCCGACCGGCAGTTGTGCTGCGCTCCGATCCAGTCCGCAGAAGGCCGGAATTACCTATCTGCCATGGCCTGCGCTGTTAATTTTGCCTTTGCCAACCGGCAGCTGATCACCTCCCGCGTCCGAAAAGCATTCGAACAAGCCCTGGGCATTGCCGGGTCCGAAATCCGTGTGGTCTATGAAGTGGCTCACAATATCGCCAAGATCGAAACCCATCAGGTGAACGGGGTATCTATGAAATTGTGCGTGCACCGTAAAGGCGCCACGCGCGCCTTTGGGCCGCAGCATCCGGAAATACCCGCGGACTATCGCGAAATCGGTCAGCCCGTGCTTATCCCCGGTGACATGGGGCGTTATTCCTATGTGCTCACGGGTACATCTCAGGCCATGCAGGACACGTTCGGGTCCGCCTGTCACGGAGCCGGACGTGTGATGAGCCGCACAAAAGCCAAAAAAGCGGCGCGCGGCCGCGATATCACCCGCGAACTCGCAGACCGGGGCATCTATCTGCGCTCAACCGGCCGTTCAACAGTCGCTGAAGAAATGCCGGACGCGTATAAAGACGTCTCTCAGGTGGTGGAAGCGGTCGCAGGTGCGGGTATTGCCAACAAGGTTGCCAAATTAAAACCATTGTCCGTGATCAAAGGATAA
- a CDS encoding type II toxin-antitoxin system PemK/MazF family toxin, whose amino-acid sequence MQYDIYLVNPEPKFGSEPDKLRPCIVVSPDELNQYLQTVVIVPLTSSLCDWPFRALIEYDGRKSDACIDQIRVIDKQRLIKRKSRLSIQEIQSVKDLIRETYVD is encoded by the coding sequence ATGCAATACGATATTTATCTTGTAAATCCTGAACCGAAATTCGGCAGTGAACCGGATAAACTCAGACCCTGCATCGTTGTTTCTCCGGATGAATTGAATCAATATTTGCAAACGGTGGTGATTGTACCGCTTACCTCTTCACTTTGCGATTGGCCGTTCAGAGCGCTCATTGAGTATGACGGTCGAAAATCAGATGCCTGTATTGATCAAATCCGGGTGATTGACAAACAGCGATTGATCAAAAGAAAAAGCCGTCTTTCGATCCAGGAGATTCAAAGCGTAAAAGATTTGATTCGCGAAACGTACGTTGACTAA
- a CDS encoding thioredoxin family protein, whose translation MAHTPSTMLELGTPCPDFQLPDMNGKRVSNRDFENQPLLIAFICNHCPYVKNIINVLAERLKDYQDNGVRVVTIMSNDYQAYPNDKPEEMKKVAETFKFTFPYLLDKSQEVAKQFRAACTPDFFLFNSDHKLVYRGQFDDSRPANDKPVTGKDLSLAVERLLTGEPIGQDQKPSVGCNIKWKPGNQPDYF comes from the coding sequence ATGGCTCACACCCCTTCTACCATGTTAGAACTGGGAACACCTTGTCCGGATTTTCAATTGCCCGACATGAACGGCAAACGTGTTTCGAATCGGGATTTTGAAAATCAACCCCTGCTAATAGCTTTTATTTGCAACCACTGCCCCTATGTTAAAAATATCATCAATGTGCTTGCCGAACGACTCAAAGACTATCAGGATAACGGGGTCCGTGTCGTCACAATCATGTCCAATGATTATCAGGCCTATCCGAATGATAAACCGGAAGAGATGAAAAAAGTAGCAGAGACTTTTAAATTTACCTTTCCTTATCTGTTGGATAAATCACAGGAGGTGGCAAAACAATTCCGCGCGGCCTGTACACCGGATTTCTTTTTATTCAACAGCGATCACAAACTTGTGTATCGCGGACAGTTTGACGACAGTCGACCGGCAAACGACAAACCGGTAACCGGCAAGGATCTGAGTCTGGCCGTCGAACGTCTGTTGACCGGCGAACCCATCGGTCAGGATCAAAAACCCTCTGTGGGATGCAATATAAAGTGGAAACCGGGCAACCAACCCGATTATTTTTAA
- a CDS encoding AbrB/MazE/SpoVT family DNA-binding domain-containing protein, whose translation MDIKVQKIGNSKGIRIPKKVIHACEISDVVELYVTGKTITIQAKRKPREGWAKAAKAMHQRGDDKLFLPDELDTNVHSPWKK comes from the coding sequence TTGGATATTAAAGTTCAAAAAATTGGAAACTCTAAGGGTATCCGGATTCCTAAAAAAGTCATTCATGCCTGTGAAATTTCTGATGTCGTGGAGCTTTATGTGACCGGCAAGACCATCACGATACAGGCGAAACGAAAACCCAGGGAAGGCTGGGCAAAGGCTGCCAAAGCAATGCATCAAAGAGGGGATGATAAATTGTTCCTGCCTGATGAACTCGATACGAACGTTCATTCTCCCTGGAAAAAGTAA